One Micromonospora eburnea genomic region harbors:
- a CDS encoding NAD(+)/NADH kinase, whose protein sequence is MAGNVFGLVLHPTRDVSEVVGTIDRWAARHGRTLAVRAEDRHRVPASVHPVPAAELVAHSDALISIGGDGTMLGALRGAVRDPKPVLGVHVGRVGFLVEVEPPDLPRALDRLAAHDFTVESHACLACDVCGDDVVAFNDVALVRQPGRGFVTATLAVDDQRYGYYRCDALVVSTPTGSTAYSYAAGGPLVSPATQAVVVTPSAPMSGISRSVVFSPEETIRLDLRPSSAPVAMEVDGLVIREAATEGAVEVRYVPDAGQVVRLDPRRFQERSQLKLSLLDLPLLPDQLRELLPEELREQLSRRELPPPR, encoded by the coding sequence GTGGCGGGGAATGTGTTCGGGCTGGTGCTGCATCCCACCCGGGACGTCTCCGAGGTGGTCGGGACCATCGACCGCTGGGCGGCCCGACACGGCAGGACGCTGGCCGTCCGCGCCGAGGACCGGCACCGGGTCCCGGCATCGGTGCATCCGGTCCCGGCGGCGGAGCTGGTCGCCCACTCGGACGCGCTGATCAGCATCGGCGGGGACGGCACGATGCTGGGGGCGCTGCGCGGCGCGGTGCGGGACCCGAAGCCGGTGCTCGGGGTGCACGTGGGCCGGGTCGGTTTCCTCGTCGAGGTGGAACCGCCGGACCTGCCGCGGGCGCTGGACCGGCTGGCCGCGCACGACTTCACCGTCGAGTCGCACGCCTGCCTGGCCTGCGACGTCTGCGGGGACGACGTGGTGGCGTTCAACGACGTCGCCCTGGTCCGGCAGCCGGGCCGCGGCTTCGTCACCGCCACCCTGGCGGTCGACGATCAGCGGTACGGCTACTACCGCTGCGACGCGCTCGTGGTGAGCACGCCGACCGGCTCGACCGCGTACAGCTACGCGGCCGGCGGCCCGCTGGTGTCACCGGCCACCCAGGCGGTCGTGGTGACCCCCTCCGCGCCCATGTCGGGCATCTCCCGGTCGGTGGTGTTCTCCCCCGAGGAGACCATCCGGCTCGACCTGCGGCCCAGCTCGGCGCCGGTCGCGATGGAGGTGGACGGCCTGGTGATCCGCGAGGCCGCCACAGAGGGCGCGGTGGAGGTCCGGTACGTGCCCGACGCCGGCCAGGTGGTCCGGCTCGACCCCCGCCGGTTTCAGGAGCGCAGCCAGCTCAAGCTCAGCCTGCTCGACCTGCCGCTGCTGCCGGACCAGCTCCGGGAGCTGCTTCCCGAGGAGTTGCGTGAGCAGCTGAGCCGACGCGAACTCCCCCCGCCCCGCTGA
- the pgm gene encoding phosphoglucomutase (alpha-D-glucose-1,6-bisphosphate-dependent): MAHPRAGQPAEPADLVDVPRLVTAYYAEHPDPSDPAQQVSFGTSGHRGSSLRNAFNSDHILAVTQALCDYRREQGLDGPLFLARDTHALSAPAAVDALEVLAANDVTVLVDSRDGYTPTPALSHAILTHNRGRTAGLADGIVITPSHNPPDDGGFKYNPTHGGPADTDVTKWIQDRANAILAAGLKEVARIPYARARAADTTGEYDFLARYVDDLPAALDIAAIRDAGVRIGADPLGGASVAYWGEIAERHRLDLTVTNPTVDPTWRFMTLDGDGKIRMDCSSPNAMASLIAARDRYQVSTGNDADADRHGIVTPDGGLMNPNHYLAVAIGHLFRTRSDWGPDAAVGKTLVSSSMIDRVAADLGRPLLEVPVGFKWFVPGLLDGAVGFGGEESAGASFLRRDGGTWTTDKDGILLCLLAAEIIAVTGRTPSEHFAELADRFGAPAYARLDAPASREEKAVLAKLSPEQVTATELAGEPITATLTTAPGNGAPIGGLKVTTASGWFAARPSGTEDVYKIYAESFQGPEHLARIQEEAKALVDTALAKS, translated from the coding sequence GTGGCCCATCCCCGTGCCGGGCAGCCGGCCGAGCCCGCCGACCTGGTCGACGTGCCCCGGCTGGTCACCGCCTACTACGCCGAGCACCCGGATCCGAGCGACCCGGCGCAGCAGGTCTCCTTCGGCACCTCCGGCCATCGCGGGTCCAGCCTGCGCAACGCCTTCAACTCCGACCACATCCTCGCCGTCACCCAGGCGCTCTGCGACTACCGCCGGGAGCAGGGCCTGGACGGTCCGCTCTTCCTGGCCCGGGACACCCACGCGCTCTCCGCCCCGGCGGCGGTCGACGCACTGGAGGTGCTCGCCGCCAACGACGTCACCGTGCTGGTGGACAGCCGCGACGGCTACACCCCGACCCCCGCGCTGTCGCACGCGATCCTCACCCACAACCGCGGGCGTACCGCCGGTCTCGCCGACGGCATCGTGATCACCCCGTCGCACAACCCGCCGGATGACGGTGGCTTCAAGTACAACCCCACCCACGGCGGGCCGGCCGACACTGACGTCACGAAGTGGATCCAGGACCGCGCGAACGCGATCCTCGCCGCCGGGCTCAAGGAGGTGGCGCGCATCCCGTACGCGCGGGCCCGCGCCGCCGACACCACCGGCGAGTACGACTTCCTCGCCCGGTACGTCGACGACCTCCCGGCCGCCCTGGACATCGCCGCGATCCGGGACGCCGGGGTGCGCATCGGCGCCGACCCGCTGGGCGGGGCGAGCGTGGCGTACTGGGGCGAGATCGCCGAGCGGCACCGGCTCGATCTCACGGTGACCAACCCGACGGTCGACCCGACCTGGCGGTTCATGACCCTGGACGGCGACGGCAAGATCCGGATGGACTGCTCCTCCCCGAACGCGATGGCCTCGCTGATCGCCGCCCGTGACCGCTACCAGGTCTCCACCGGCAACGACGCCGACGCCGACCGGCACGGCATCGTCACCCCCGACGGCGGCCTGATGAACCCCAACCACTACCTCGCCGTGGCGATCGGCCACCTGTTCCGTACCCGGTCCGACTGGGGCCCGGACGCGGCGGTCGGCAAGACCCTGGTCTCCTCCTCCATGATCGATCGGGTCGCCGCCGACCTGGGCCGGCCGCTGTTGGAGGTGCCGGTCGGCTTCAAGTGGTTCGTGCCGGGCCTGCTCGACGGCGCGGTCGGCTTCGGCGGCGAGGAGAGCGCCGGGGCGTCCTTCCTGCGTCGGGACGGCGGCACCTGGACCACCGACAAGGACGGCATCCTGCTCTGCCTGCTCGCCGCCGAGATCATCGCGGTGACGGGGCGGACCCCGAGCGAGCACTTCGCCGAGCTGGCCGACCGCTTCGGCGCGCCCGCGTACGCCCGGCTCGACGCCCCGGCAAGTCGGGAGGAGAAGGCCGTCCTCGCCAAGCTGTCGCCCGAGCAGGTGACGGCGACCGAGCTGGCGGGCGAGCCGATCACCGCCACCCTCACCACCGCCCCCGGCAACGGCGCGCCGATCGGCGGGCTCAAGGTGACCACCGCGTCGGGCTGGTTCGCCGCCCGACCGTCCGGCACCGAGGACGTCTACAAGATCTACGCCGAGTCGTTCCAGGGCCCGGAGCACCTCGCCCGGATCCAGGAGGAGGCGAAGGCGCTGGTCGACACCGCGCTCGCGAAGTCCTGA
- the glgC gene encoding glucose-1-phosphate adenylyltransferase, with the protein MTAKVLAIVLAGGEGKRLMPLTTDRAKPAVPFGGMYRMVDFVLSNLANAGYLKIVVLTQYKSHSLDRHITTTWRMSTMLGNYVTPVPAQQRRGPWWFAGSADAIYQSFNLIYDEQPEYVIVFGADHIYRMDPRQMVEDHIASGAAVTVAGIRQPLSSANQFGVIEVGEDGRRIRAFREKPTDAVGLPDAPDQIYASMGNYVFTAKALVDIVERDAEDKTSKHDMGGSIIPMLVERGEANVYDFRDNEVPGSTDRDRGYWRDVGTLDSFYDAHMDLINVHPVFNLYNFDWPIYSNQPPYPPAKFVHAWGERVGRAVSSMVSPGSVISGSLVENSIVSPKVKVHSWAHVDGAVLMEGVEIGRHAVVRRAILDKNVYVPEGAEIGVDLEKDRQRYTVSDNGIVVIGKGQRVEP; encoded by the coding sequence ATGACTGCCAAGGTGCTCGCGATCGTCCTGGCCGGCGGAGAGGGCAAGCGCCTGATGCCCCTCACCACCGACCGGGCGAAGCCCGCCGTCCCCTTCGGCGGGATGTACCGCATGGTCGACTTCGTCCTCTCCAACCTGGCGAACGCCGGCTATCTCAAGATCGTCGTGTTGACCCAGTACAAGTCGCACTCGCTGGACCGCCACATCACCACGACGTGGCGCATGTCGACCATGCTCGGCAACTACGTCACCCCGGTGCCGGCGCAGCAGCGCCGCGGCCCGTGGTGGTTCGCCGGGTCGGCCGACGCGATCTACCAGAGCTTCAACCTGATCTACGACGAGCAGCCGGAGTACGTGATCGTCTTCGGCGCCGACCACATCTACCGGATGGACCCGCGGCAGATGGTGGAGGACCACATCGCCTCCGGCGCCGCGGTCACCGTGGCGGGTATCCGCCAGCCGCTGTCGAGCGCGAACCAGTTCGGCGTGATCGAGGTCGGCGAGGACGGCCGGCGGATCCGGGCGTTCCGCGAGAAGCCCACCGACGCGGTGGGGCTGCCCGACGCGCCGGACCAGATCTACGCCTCCATGGGCAACTACGTCTTCACCGCCAAGGCCCTGGTCGACATCGTCGAGCGCGACGCCGAGGACAAGACCAGCAAGCACGACATGGGGGGCAGCATCATCCCGATGCTGGTCGAGCGGGGCGAGGCCAACGTCTACGACTTCCGGGACAACGAGGTGCCCGGCAGCACCGACCGGGACCGTGGCTACTGGCGGGACGTGGGGACGCTCGACTCGTTCTACGACGCCCACATGGACCTGATCAACGTCCACCCGGTTTTCAACCTCTACAACTTCGACTGGCCGATCTACAGCAACCAGCCGCCGTACCCGCCGGCGAAGTTCGTGCACGCCTGGGGGGAGCGGGTCGGCCGGGCGGTCAGCTCGATGGTCTCGCCCGGGTCGGTGATCTCCGGCTCGCTGGTGGAGAACTCGATCGTGTCGCCGAAGGTGAAGGTGCACTCCTGGGCGCACGTGGACGGTGCGGTGCTGATGGAGGGTGTCGAGATCGGCCGGCACGCGGTGGTCCGCCGGGCCATCCTGGACAAGAACGTCTACGTCCCGGAGGGCGCCGAGATCGGCGTCGACCTGGAGAAGGACCGGCAGCGCTACACCGTCTCCGACAACGGCATCGTGGTCATCGGCAAGGGTCAGCGCGTCGAGCCCTGA
- the glgA gene encoding glycogen synthase encodes MTDSAGLRIDLLTREYPPEVYGGAGVHVEYLARELRRLADVRVHCFGAARDEPGVTAYAEPVELAGANPALRTMGVDLAMAADCAGTDVVHSHTWYANLAGHTAKLLHGVPHVVTAHSLEPLRPWKAEQLGGGYALSSWCERTAYEAADAIIAVSAGMRRDVLTAYPDVDPDRVRVVHNGIDTAQYAPDHGTDVLDRLGIDPSRPSVVYVGRITRQKGLPYLLRAARELPADTQLVLLAGAPDTAEIAAEVEGLVAELRATRSGVVWVAAMLPKHEVIQVLTHATIFACPSVYEPMGIVNLEAMACETAVVATATGGIPEVVADGETGVLVPIEQAADGSGRPLEPERFVADLATAINGVLADPARAAEFGRAGRRRAVEHFSWDAIAARTLGIYRSLL; translated from the coding sequence ATGACGGATTCCGCTGGGCTGCGCATTGACCTGCTCACCCGGGAGTACCCGCCGGAGGTCTACGGCGGGGCCGGGGTGCACGTCGAGTACCTGGCACGCGAGCTGCGCCGCCTCGCCGACGTACGGGTGCACTGCTTCGGCGCGGCGCGCGACGAGCCGGGGGTCACCGCGTACGCCGAGCCGGTCGAGCTGGCCGGCGCGAACCCGGCGCTGCGGACCATGGGCGTCGACCTGGCGATGGCCGCCGACTGCGCCGGCACCGACGTGGTGCACAGTCACACCTGGTACGCCAACCTGGCCGGGCACACCGCGAAGCTGCTGCACGGGGTGCCGCACGTGGTCACCGCGCACAGCCTGGAACCGCTGCGTCCGTGGAAGGCCGAGCAGCTCGGCGGCGGCTACGCGCTCTCCTCCTGGTGCGAGCGGACCGCGTACGAGGCCGCCGACGCGATCATCGCGGTGAGCGCGGGAATGCGGCGGGACGTGCTGACCGCGTATCCGGACGTGGACCCGGACCGGGTACGGGTCGTCCACAACGGCATCGACACCGCCCAGTACGCCCCGGACCACGGCACCGACGTGCTGGACCGGCTCGGCATCGACCCGTCCCGCCCGAGCGTGGTGTACGTCGGGCGGATCACCCGGCAGAAGGGGCTGCCGTACCTGCTGCGGGCGGCCCGGGAGCTGCCCGCCGACACCCAGCTCGTGCTGCTCGCCGGCGCGCCGGACACCGCGGAGATCGCCGCCGAGGTGGAGGGCCTGGTCGCGGAGCTACGGGCCACCCGTTCGGGCGTGGTCTGGGTGGCCGCGATGCTGCCCAAGCACGAGGTGATCCAGGTGCTCACCCACGCCACCATCTTCGCCTGCCCCTCCGTCTACGAGCCGATGGGCATCGTGAACCTGGAGGCGATGGCCTGCGAGACGGCCGTGGTGGCGACCGCCACCGGCGGCATCCCCGAGGTGGTCGCCGACGGCGAGACCGGCGTGCTGGTCCCGATCGAGCAGGCCGCCGACGGCAGCGGCCGGCCGCTGGAGCCGGAGCGCTTCGTGGCCGACCTGGCCACCGCGATCAACGGGGTCCTCGCCGACCCGGCGCGCGCCGCCGAGTTCGGCCGGGCGGGGCGGCGGCGGGCGGTGGAGCACTTCTCCTGG
- a CDS encoding glycosyltransferase family 4 protein yields MRVGLVSQWYPPEQALIPNSLAQGLAEWGHEVRVLTTFPSYPYGRIYPGWRQRWRHQETQGRVMVRRVPAYPSHDTSAVRRALSHLSFGVSSAVGGIGWLRPVDVTYVYHPPPTAIAAAALARMASRTPMVLHVQDLWPESVLESGMAPAGRTGRALERGVEALMRTAYRLAAAIVVISPGMADRVVAGGADPSRVRVVWNWTDDHLFRPVPPSSEARAALGHRGRCTVMFAGNLGLLQGIETAIRAAAAVRDRIDLVFVGSGADEDAARRLAGELGADNVRFVGRRPPDEMAELYAAADWQLVCLRDRPALRVAIPSKLQAALACGVPVIASVGGDAAALVESTRVGLVSPPEDVAALAARFAEAAATPAVTRTEMGRRARTVYQERMSVWVGVGQLEEILTKLAAQKGRA; encoded by the coding sequence ATGAGGGTCGGTCTGGTCAGCCAGTGGTATCCGCCGGAGCAGGCCCTCATCCCCAACAGCCTTGCCCAGGGGCTGGCCGAGTGGGGCCACGAGGTGCGCGTGTTGACGACGTTCCCGAGCTACCCGTACGGGCGGATCTATCCCGGCTGGCGGCAGCGGTGGCGTCACCAGGAGACACAGGGCCGGGTCATGGTCCGGCGCGTACCGGCATACCCGAGCCACGACACCTCCGCGGTCCGGAGGGCGCTGAGCCACCTCTCCTTCGGGGTCAGCAGCGCGGTCGGCGGCATCGGCTGGCTGCGTCCGGTCGACGTCACCTACGTCTACCATCCACCACCGACCGCGATCGCCGCCGCGGCGCTCGCCCGGATGGCGTCGCGGACACCGATGGTGCTGCACGTGCAGGATCTCTGGCCGGAGTCGGTGCTCGAATCCGGCATGGCGCCCGCCGGTCGTACCGGAAGGGCCCTGGAGCGGGGCGTCGAGGCGCTCATGCGGACGGCGTACCGCCTGGCGGCTGCCATCGTCGTCATCTCGCCCGGGATGGCAGACCGGGTGGTCGCCGGCGGGGCCGACCCCTCCCGGGTCCGCGTGGTGTGGAACTGGACCGACGATCACCTGTTCCGTCCCGTCCCGCCGTCGTCCGAGGCTCGCGCCGCCCTCGGCCACCGCGGGCGCTGCACCGTGATGTTCGCCGGCAACCTCGGTCTGTTGCAGGGGATCGAGACAGCCATCCGCGCCGCTGCGGCCGTTCGCGACCGGATCGACCTCGTCTTCGTCGGCTCCGGAGCGGACGAGGACGCCGCCCGACGCCTCGCCGGCGAACTGGGCGCGGACAACGTGCGGTTCGTCGGGCGCCGCCCACCCGACGAGATGGCCGAACTGTACGCGGCGGCGGACTGGCAACTGGTCTGCCTGCGTGACCGGCCCGCCCTCCGCGTCGCCATCCCGTCCAAGCTGCAGGCGGCACTCGCCTGCGGTGTGCCGGTGATCGCCTCGGTCGGTGGGGACGCCGCGGCGCTGGTCGAATCGACCCGGGTCGGCCTCGTCAGCCCTCCGGAGGACGTGGCCGCGCTCGCCGCCCGGTTCGCGGAGGCGGCGGCCACGCCGGCGGTGACTCGAACGGAGATGGGCCGGCGTGCCCGGACGGTGTACCAGGAGCGGATGTCGGTGTGGGTGGGAGTGGGGCAGCTCGAGGAGATCCTCACCAAGCTCGCAGCGCAGAAGGGACGGGCATGA
- a CDS encoding class I SAM-dependent methyltransferase yields MGGAVGLLRAVSAKRAALSEGIGRTRRRDGSLAAVRFTMRWLVAGVLRPAHFILHRRFDRRLGIETTGRTEVTSTMRSAAAHADGTRYESLPPHQVRALLRRVPVDSPERFTFIDLGSGKGLPLLLAADHGFGEVIGVELDPGLLELSRSNVRSFEARTPERAGVVSVLHGDAARFVLPPRPTVLFMFNPFGEATLRVVVDNVERSLKEIPRPFFLLYCNPLHREVLDGRPMLRRISAATRWACYAARVPGSAEPGPDDVC; encoded by the coding sequence ATGGGCGGGGCAGTTGGTCTGCTACGGGCGGTCAGTGCGAAGCGGGCCGCCCTCAGCGAGGGGATCGGGCGCACCCGCCGACGAGACGGCTCGCTTGCCGCTGTGCGGTTCACCATGCGGTGGTTGGTCGCCGGAGTGCTGCGCCCGGCCCACTTCATCCTGCACCGCCGGTTCGACCGCCGGTTGGGCATCGAGACCACCGGCCGGACCGAGGTCACGTCCACGATGCGGTCCGCCGCCGCCCACGCCGACGGCACCCGCTACGAGTCGCTGCCACCGCACCAGGTCAGGGCGCTCCTGCGGCGCGTGCCGGTGGACTCGCCCGAGCGCTTCACCTTCATCGACCTGGGCTCGGGGAAGGGCCTTCCGCTGTTGCTGGCGGCGGACCACGGCTTCGGCGAGGTGATCGGGGTCGAGCTGGACCCGGGACTGCTTGAGCTGAGCCGGAGCAACGTACGGTCGTTCGAGGCCAGGACGCCGGAGCGAGCCGGTGTCGTCAGCGTCCTGCACGGCGACGCGGCGAGGTTCGTCCTGCCACCGCGCCCCACCGTGCTGTTCATGTTCAATCCGTTCGGCGAGGCCACGCTGCGGGTCGTCGTCGACAACGTCGAGCGTTCGCTGAAGGAGATCCCGCGACCGTTCTTCCTGCTCTACTGCAATCCCCTGCATCGGGAGGTGCTGGACGGTCGCCCGATGCTGCGGCGGATCTCCGCCGCCACGCGGTGGGCGTGCTACGCGGCTCGGGTTCCCGGATCAGCGGAGCCCGGACCGGATGACGTGTGCTGA
- the wecB gene encoding non-hydrolyzing UDP-N-acetylglucosamine 2-epimerase: protein MTRVMTVVGTRPEVIRLSRVIARLDATVDHLLLHTGQNWDTQLSDIFFKELRLREPDRLLRVDTSSLGRVLGNVLIGVENAIVELRPDALLVLGDTNSCIAALIARRMRVPVYHMEAGNRCFDLNVPEETNRRLVDHVADFNLVYTEHARRNLLAEGLHPRRILHTGSPMREVLAHYRDDIARSTVLDQLELRPGGYFVVSAHREENVDRPDRLHRLLDCLRAVRDEWGLPLLVSTHPRTRKALEGLAVDDSTLEGVVFHEPFGLFDYVRLQSSARCTLSDSGTISEEAAILGFPAVTLRESIERPEALDAGGIIMTGLDPQGVVEAVRLVVEQVAADGVPCPADYRVPDTSRRVVDFILSTVRRHHAWAGIRV from the coding sequence ATGACCCGGGTCATGACGGTGGTGGGCACCCGGCCGGAGGTCATTCGGCTCTCCCGGGTGATCGCCAGGCTCGACGCCACGGTGGATCACCTGCTGCTGCACACGGGTCAGAACTGGGACACCCAACTGTCCGACATCTTCTTCAAGGAGCTGCGGCTCCGTGAGCCGGACCGGCTCCTCCGGGTCGACACGTCATCCCTCGGCCGGGTCCTGGGTAACGTGCTGATCGGGGTGGAGAACGCGATCGTCGAACTCCGGCCCGACGCCCTGCTCGTGCTCGGCGACACCAACAGCTGTATCGCCGCGCTGATAGCCCGCCGGATGCGGGTGCCGGTCTACCACATGGAGGCCGGCAACCGGTGCTTCGACCTGAACGTGCCGGAGGAGACCAACCGCCGACTCGTCGACCACGTCGCCGACTTCAACCTGGTCTACACCGAACACGCCCGACGCAACCTGCTTGCCGAGGGCCTGCACCCGCGCCGCATCCTGCACACCGGCTCACCCATGCGGGAGGTGCTGGCGCACTACCGGGACGACATCGCCCGCTCCACCGTGCTCGATCAGCTCGAACTGCGCCCCGGCGGATACTTCGTGGTCAGTGCGCACCGGGAGGAGAACGTGGACCGCCCGGACCGGTTGCACCGCCTGCTCGACTGCCTGCGGGCGGTACGCGACGAGTGGGGCCTGCCGCTGCTGGTGTCCACACATCCCCGCACCCGCAAGGCGCTGGAGGGGCTGGCGGTCGACGACAGCACGCTGGAGGGCGTCGTCTTCCACGAGCCGTTCGGTCTGTTCGACTACGTGCGTCTGCAGAGCAGCGCCCGCTGCACGCTGTCGGACAGCGGCACCATCAGCGAGGAGGCGGCGATTCTCGGCTTCCCGGCGGTGACCCTGCGGGAGTCGATCGAACGGCCCGAGGCGCTCGACGCCGGCGGCATCATCATGACCGGGCTGGACCCGCAGGGCGTGGTCGAGGCGGTCCGACTGGTGGTCGAGCAGGTTGCCGCCGACGGAGTGCCCTGTCCGGCGGACTATCGCGTGCCGGACACCTCCCGCAGGGTCGTCGACTTCATCCTCTCCACGGTCCGTCGGCACCATGCCTGGGCCGGCATCCGGGTCTGA
- a CDS encoding polysaccharide biosynthesis protein produces MVRRLLDRGVAEVRILSRDEAKQDAMRRVLGDDRVRYHVGDVRNADSVLRASRGVDHVFHAAALKQVPSCEFFPLEAMRTNIVGSANVIDAAEQCGVRSVVLLSTDKAVYPVNAMGLTKALMEKLAQAHARGCPRGATTVSCVRYGNVMYSRGSAIPLFIEQVKAGRAPTVTDPGMTRFLMSLHESVELVEHAFRHARPGDIFIRKAPACTIGDLAAAVCHLFDVPAKLDIIGVRHGEKRHETLASREELLQADDFGDFLRVPLDARDLNYALYVSEGELGEGPTEDFNSANAPRLGVPEIVELLKTLPEVRAELALRDPVLSC; encoded by the coding sequence ATGGTGCGGCGACTGCTCGATCGTGGTGTCGCCGAAGTTCGGATCCTGAGCCGCGACGAGGCGAAACAGGACGCCATGCGCCGCGTGCTGGGCGACGATCGGGTCCGGTACCACGTAGGAGACGTCCGGAACGCCGATTCGGTGCTGCGGGCGAGCCGCGGCGTGGACCACGTCTTCCACGCGGCAGCGCTCAAACAGGTGCCGTCGTGCGAGTTCTTCCCGCTGGAGGCGATGCGGACCAACATCGTCGGCAGCGCGAACGTGATCGACGCCGCCGAACAGTGCGGAGTCCGGTCGGTGGTGCTGCTCAGCACCGACAAGGCCGTCTACCCGGTCAACGCGATGGGCCTGACCAAGGCCCTCATGGAAAAGCTGGCCCAGGCCCACGCCCGCGGCTGTCCGCGCGGCGCGACCACCGTCTCGTGTGTCCGGTACGGCAACGTGATGTACTCGCGCGGCTCGGCGATCCCGCTCTTCATCGAGCAGGTCAAGGCGGGCCGGGCACCGACGGTGACCGACCCCGGGATGACCCGCTTCCTGATGTCCCTCCACGAGTCGGTCGAGCTGGTGGAGCACGCCTTCCGGCACGCCCGTCCGGGCGACATCTTCATCCGCAAGGCGCCCGCCTGCACCATCGGCGACCTCGCCGCCGCCGTCTGCCACCTCTTCGACGTGCCGGCCAAGCTCGACATCATCGGCGTACGGCACGGCGAGAAGCGTCACGAGACACTCGCCAGCCGGGAAGAGCTGCTCCAGGCCGACGACTTCGGTGACTTCCTCCGGGTGCCCCTGGACGCCCGCGACCTCAACTACGCGCTCTACGTCTCCGAGGGCGAGCTGGGCGAGGGGCCGACAGAGGACTTCAACTCGGCCAACGCGCCGCGCCTCGGCGTACCCGAGATCGTCGAGCTGCTGAAGACGCTGCCGGAGGTGCGCGCCGAGCTCGCCCTCCGGGATCCGGTGCTGTCGTGCTGA
- a CDS encoding capsular biosynthesis protein: MLRIAVTGAGGFLGWHVRVLACVLGWPEPLVLTRAELAEPAAVAAKVAGADAVLHLAGVNRGEPGAVAAGNVQLAAQLAQGLKQCAEPPRSIVFANSVQAGNGTPYGDAKAAAARLLADTGLPFDDVLLPNLYGEHGRPWYNSAVATFCRVLAEGGQPEVHVDRELSLVHVTDAAARLLGAPADGTWDPAMPALRVGVRELADRLAGIAAIYRVGELPSLVERHDVRLFNTYRSHCFPGHYPLALPRRADARGELVEAVRVHGGPGQTFCSVTHPAMSRGDHFHLAKVERFVVLRGSAEILLRRVGHDGVVRFAVSGDDPVLVDMPTMWAHKIVNTGTEPLVTLFWTNELFDPSRPDTWAEPVEAPMAVRA; the protein is encoded by the coding sequence GTGCTGAGGATCGCCGTCACCGGAGCGGGTGGATTCCTCGGCTGGCACGTCCGGGTGCTGGCCTGCGTGCTCGGCTGGCCCGAGCCGCTCGTTCTCACCCGTGCCGAGCTCGCCGAACCGGCGGCGGTCGCCGCCAAGGTCGCCGGCGCCGACGCCGTGCTGCACCTGGCCGGCGTCAACCGGGGCGAGCCCGGGGCGGTGGCGGCGGGCAACGTCCAGCTCGCCGCCCAACTGGCACAGGGCCTCAAGCAGTGCGCCGAGCCGCCCCGCTCGATCGTGTTCGCCAACTCCGTGCAGGCCGGCAACGGCACACCGTACGGCGACGCCAAGGCGGCCGCCGCGCGGCTCCTGGCGGACACCGGCCTGCCCTTCGACGACGTGCTTCTGCCCAACCTCTACGGGGAGCACGGGCGCCCCTGGTACAACTCCGCCGTCGCGACGTTCTGCCGGGTCCTCGCCGAGGGCGGACAGCCCGAGGTGCACGTCGACCGGGAGCTGAGCCTGGTGCACGTCACCGACGCGGCAGCCCGTCTGCTGGGCGCCCCCGCCGACGGAACCTGGGATCCGGCCATGCCGGCACTGCGCGTCGGCGTCCGGGAACTGGCGGACCGCCTCGCGGGCATCGCCGCGATCTACCGCGTCGGAGAGCTACCGTCGCTGGTCGAGCGGCACGACGTCCGGCTGTTCAACACCTACCGGTCGCACTGCTTCCCGGGGCACTATCCGCTGGCCCTGCCGCGCCGGGCCGACGCCCGTGGCGAGCTGGTCGAGGCGGTCCGGGTGCACGGGGGACCGGGTCAGACCTTCTGTTCCGTCACCCATCCGGCCATGAGCCGAGGTGACCATTTCCACCTGGCCAAGGTGGAGCGCTTCGTGGTGCTGCGCGGATCGGCCGAGATCCTCCTGCGCCGGGTGGGCCACGACGGGGTCGTACGGTTCGCCGTGTCCGGTGACGATCCGGTGCTGGTCGACATGCCCACCATGTGGGCCCACAAGATCGTCAACACCGGGACGGAACCGCTGGTCACCCTGTTCTGGACCAACGAGCTGTTCGACCCGAGCCGGCCGGACACGTGGGCCGAGCCGGTCGAGGCGCCGATGGCGGTCCGCGCATGA